Proteins from a single region of Nerophis ophidion isolate RoL-2023_Sa linkage group LG10, RoL_Noph_v1.0, whole genome shotgun sequence:
- the zbed4 gene encoding zinc finger BED domain-containing protein 4, which produces MDGEDDVSHTGEDVLGSIDKKREAKGICLKIEGQDGYVFKSYSMNPRETMAIKSSISSTLDKDLPPSVHVCSQGKTEKDPVSQSLSSKWLGISTDENAEKENYEIANEPNEHIKEESRETNDLEDETQDFEKLEFGPFLTRDGDDYSNLLNGYTSTLYDVAMDAVTQSLLASMRSQTNSRKKSPAWNHFCISPRDNTKAICLYCMKEFSRGKNEKDLSTSCLMRHVRRAHPTMLYQDGADASAHTLSSLASSLIPPSPNSPKNGDVNNVTYPGSKNTSPSTSSAENSDLSSKEALPKVEPKPEPVCSTLAPSHSCENNLEDMSDGSTERLPCNPKSASSRRRSAVWKHFYLSPLDSSKAVCIHCMNEFSRGKNGKDLGTSCLIRHMWRAHKEVVIEENGLGNHIPPPYTNPPSLLSRTPIHDPLDVKKESPLPSSPETISDEVSQAAVESMDIKEESDEAMLLSEQEPSLNLLFSGPEEDTPVTSSPCDLSEAPNLNQNHAIFQQNKKIMKRVKSEVWQHFLVSPVDQLKALCRYCPCVISRGKRGDFGTSCLMRHLMRRHPDVLQNQKNTDKEPSPQPYVDMTPDTVSTKETESPASEKKPQTGISKKTSKLWNHFSISPTDPTKVICLHCSRTISRGKKTTNLGTSCLFRHMQRFHRQFLESNNTISGDVPSAEICVKQELVDMSVYDAKQSHERFDEHHPVAKKITKLIAEMIALDLQPSSMVENAGLNRLLEYLQPQYCLPTSSYFTSTAIPDMYAKVKDVVLTHLKEAEGGVIHFTTSIWVSSQTKEYLTLTAHWATYESSVRPQGQDFHCSALLSVSNIDCDQDMHDIPKQLEYLWDSWIVSSGLKKGFTVTDNASIRNNLEDHGHVTVQCFGHTIDLIVSEAIKSQRMVQNLLSIARKICERVHRSAKVKEKLAELQRDHHLPENQLVQDIPSKWRTSLLMLERLLEQKTAIDEMSIECNFREIISCDQWEVIQSVCHTLKPFDVAYQEISSRTATLGQVIPLIHILNRKIDLLFDETVGIDTMLKSLKEAMVSRISATLHDPRFTWATMLDPRYKTSLFTEEDAEQCKQDLIQELYLFSSTSAEKSSLPNSCNKALAPDGTAISRKDNIWSLMADLRQKVKQEKPKSSELAVLEYFEEDILDQSCDPLDYWNLKKFLWPELAKVAARYVGCPPSIVPAESLFSTAGGNCARSHPRPSLENMEGLLFLKVNLPLIYFQY; this is translated from the coding sequence ATGGACGGGGAGGACGATGTCTCGCACACAGGGGAGGACGTGCTTGGCTCCATAGACAAGAAACGAGAGGCGAAGGGGATCTGCCTAAAGATCGAGGGTCAGGATGGATATGTGTTTAAATCCTACAGCATGAACCCCCGAGAGACTATGGCTATCAAGTCGTCTATCTCCTCAACACTGGATAAAGACCTCCCTCCCTCCGTCCATGTATGTTCTCAGGGTAAGACAGAAAAAGACCCAGTGTCTCAGTCTCTTTCAAGCAAATGGCTCGGCATCAGCACAGATGAAAACGCAGAGAAAGAAAACTACGAAATTGCTAACGAGCCGAATGAGCACATTAAAGAAGAAAGTCGGGAGACAAACGATTTAGAGGATGAAACACAGGATTTTGAAAAATTGGAATTCGGCCCTTTTTTGACAAGAGATGGGGATGACTATAGTAACCTGCTAAATGGCTACACAAGCACTCTTTACGATGTTGCCATGGACGCTGTCACCCAAAGCCTTCTGGCGTCGATGAGAAGCCAAACTAACTCTAGGAAAAAGTCCCCCGCATGGAATCATTTCTGCATATCACCGAGAGATAACACCAAAGCAATCTGTTTGTACTGCATGAAAGAGTTCAGTCGGGGAAAGAACGAGAAAGACCTCAGTACAAGCTGCTTGATGAGACACGTGCGAAGGGCCCACCCTACCATGCTCTACCAAGATGGCGCCGACGCATCAGCGCACACTCTGAGTTCTTTAGCCTCCTCTTTGATCCCTCCTTCGCCAAACTCGCCAAAAAACGGGGACGTAAACAATGTAACGTATCCTGGGTCAAAGAACACGTCACCGTCCACGTCTTCTGCtgaaaattctgacttatcatcCAAAGAGGCGTTACCCAAAGTCGAACCAAAACCTGAGCCTGTTTGCAGCACGCTTGCACCCTCGCATTCTTGTGAAAACAACCTTGAAGACATGTCTGACGGAAGCACCGAACGCCTTCCCTGTAACCCAAAAAGCGCAAGTTCCCGTCGTAGATCGGCTGTATGGAAACACTTCTACCTTTCACCCTTGGACAGTTCCAAGGCGGTATGCATCCACTGCATGAATGAATTCAGCAGGGGGAAAAATGGGAAGGATCTTGGCACAAGTTGTCTTATTCGTCACATGTGGAGAGCCCACAAAGAGGTCGTCATTGAGGAAAATGGACTAGGCAATCACATCCCTCCACCCTACACAAACCCGCCGTCACTCTTGTCCCGCACACCAATACATGACCCGCTAGATGTAAAAAAAGAATCACCACTTCCGTCTTCACCAGAAACCATATCAGATGAGGTATCCCAAGCTGCGGTGGAAAGCATGGATATAAAAGAGGAATCTGATGAAGCTATGCTTCTATCCGAACAGGAACCCTCTCTCAATCTGCTTTTTAGCGGTCCTGAAGAGGATACACCTGTAACTTCATCGCCATGTGATCTCTCTGAGGCTCCCAACCTCAACCAGAATCATGCTATATTTCAGCagaacaaaaaaataatgaaacgGGTAAAATCCGAGGTCTGGCAGCATTTCCTTGTATCGCCCGTTGACCAGTTAAAAGCACTGTGCCGTTACTGTCCATGCGTCATCAGTCGTGGGAAACGGGGGGACTTTGGCACAAGCTGTCTAATGAGGCACCTCATGAGGCGCCACCCAGACGTCctacaaaaccaaaaaaacaccGACAAGGAGCCCTCCCCCCAGCCCTATGTTGACATGACCCCAGACACAGTTTCAACCAAAGAAACTGAAAGCCCTGCCAGTGAGAAAAAGCCACAAACCGGCATCAGTAAGAAGACGTCCAAACTGTGGAACCATTTCTCGATTTCACCGACTGACCCCACCAAGGTGATTTGTTTGCACTGTAGCCGCACTATAAGTCGAGGCAAAAAGACTACAAACCTCGGCACCAGCTGCCTCTTCAGGCACATGCAGAGGTTTCACAGACAATTCCTCGAAAGCAACAATACTATCTCAGGTGACGTGCCATCTGCTGAAATTTGCGTCAAACAGGAACTCGTAGATATGTCCGTTTACGACGCGAAGCAGAGCCACGAGAGGTTTGACGAACACCACCCAGTTgccaaaaaaataaccaaacttaTCGCTGAAATGATTGCACTGGATCTTCAGCCATCATCCATGGTGGAAAATGCTGGACTGAACCGATTACTAGAGTACCTCCAGCCTCAGTATTGTCTACCAACCTCATCTTACTTCACCAGCACTGCAATACCAGATATGTACGCGAAGGTGAAGGACGTCGTGCTGACACACCTGAAAGAGGCTGAGGGTGGAGTCATCCACTTCACAACGAGTATTTGGGTCAGTAGTCAGACAAAGGAGTACTTGACCCTCACTGCTCACTGGGCAACTTACGAGTCCAGCGTCAGACCCCAGGGCCAGGACTTCCACTGCTCAGCTCTCCTAAGTGTGTCCAACATAGACTGTGACCAGGATATGCACGACATCCCAAAGCAGCTGGAGTATCTCTGGGATTCATGGATCGTCTCCTCAGGGCTGAAGAAGGGTTTCACTGTGACCGACAACGCCAGCATCAGAAACAATCTGGAAGACCACGGCCATGTCACAGTGCAGTGTTTCGGACACACAATTGACCTCATTGTTAGCGAAGCCATAAAGAGCCAGAGAATGGTTCAGAACCTTCTGAGTATCGCACGAAAGATCTGCGAGCGCGTGCACCGCTCGGCCAAGGTGAAGGAGAAGCTGGCCGAACTCCAGAGAGACCACCATCTACCGGAGAACCAACTTGTTCAGGACATCCCTTCTAAATGGAGAACTTCCCTTTTAATGCTGGAGCGGCTGTTGGAGCAAAAAACCGCCATTGACGAGATGTCAATCGAGTGCAATTTCAGGGAGATCATCAGCTGCGACCAGTGGGAGGTGATCCAGTCCGTCTGCCATACACTGAAACCTTTCGACGTGGCCTACCAGGAAATCAGCAGCCGCACTGCCACTCTGGGACAAGTGATACCACTCATTCATATCCTCAATCGAAAGATAGACCTGCTGTTTGACGAGACCGTGGGCATAGACACCATGCTCAAGTCCCTCAAAGAAGCAATGGTGAGCAGAATTTCAGCCACCTTGCACGACCCACGCTTCACCTGGGCGACCATGCTGGACCCCCGTTATAAGACTTCATTGTTCACAGAGGAAGATGCAGAGCAATGCAAGCAAGACCTGATCCAGGAGCTGTACTTGTTTTCTTCTACCTCAGCAGAAAAGTCCTCACTGCCCAACAGCTGCAACAAAGCCCTCGCGCCCGACGGCACGGCCATTTCCAGAAAGGACAACATCTGGTCCCTGATGGCCGACTTAAGGCAAAAGGTCAAACAAGAGAAGCCAAAGTCCTCCGAATTGGCAGTTCTGGAGTACTTTGAGGAGGACATACTGGATCAAAGCTGTGACCCGCTGGACTATTGGAACCTTAAGAAGTTCCTATGGCCCGAGCTGGCAAAGGTAGCCGCCCGCTACGTGGGCTGCCCGCCCAGCATCGTTCCAGCAGAGTCGCTGTTCAGCACTGCCGGCGGCAACTGTGCCCGAAGCCACCCCAGACCTTCACTGGAAAACATGGAGGGTCTGCTCTTCCTAAAAGTCAACCTCCCTCTGATCTACTTTCAATACTGA